One Numenius arquata chromosome 9, bNumArq3.hap1.1, whole genome shotgun sequence DNA window includes the following coding sequences:
- the ALG3 gene encoding dol-P-Man:Man(5)GlcNAc(2)-PP-Dol alpha-1,3-mannosyltransferase, whose protein sequence is MAAGLRRAWRQRRAFLLEPGYTPLVAACLCLAEGGVNLWVIRRVPYTEIDWKAYMEEVEGFANGTLDYTQLKGDTGPLVYPAGFVYIFLGLYYATGRGADIRLAQYLFAGLYLLNLLLVFRIYCRTNKVPPYVFFFMCCASYRIHSIFVLRLFNDPVAMAILFLAINLFLEEHWSWGCLLFSLAVSVKMNILLFAPGLLFLLLQRFGLLGCIPKLCICAVLQVVLGLPFLLVNPLGYLTRSFDLGRQFQFKWTVNWRFLPEEVFQSRAFHAGLLLAHLAGLGLFALHRWHRSKESILALLKDPAERKHPSPPLTVNKIIFILFSSNFLGVCCSRSLHYQFYVWYFHTLPYLLWCTPTAKLAHMPKVLLLGVIELCWNTYPSTVCSSLSLHICHGLVLLQLWYGTAPPAPQTPPPSRKPPTLSKKAQ, encoded by the exons ATGGCGGCGGGCCTGCGGCGGGCctggcggcagcggcgggccTTCCTGCTGGAGCCCGGGTACACCCCGCTGGTGGCCGCCTGCCTCTGCCTGGCCGAGGGCGGCGTCAACCTCTGGGTCATCCGCAGGGTCCCCT ACACCGAGATCGACTGGAAGGCCTAcatggaggaggtggaggggttTGCCAACGGGACTCTCGACTACACCCAGCTGAAGGGGGACACCGGGCCACTGGT CTACCCCGCCGGCTTCGTCTACATCTTCCTGGGCCTGTACTACGCCACGGGCCGCGGCGCCGACATCCGCCTGGCCCAGTACCTCTTCGCCGGCCTCTACCTCCTCAACCTCCTCCTCGTCTTCCGCATCTACTGCCGAACCAACAAG GTCCCCCCGtatgttttcttcttcatgtGCTGTGCCTCCTACCGCATCCACTCCATCTTTGTCCTGCGGCTCTTTAATGACCCCGTCGCCATGGCCATCCTCTTCCTGGCCATCAACCTCTTCCTGGAGGAGCACTGGTCCTGGGGCTGCCTCCTCTTCAG CCTGGCCGTGTCCGTGAAGATGAACATCCTGCTCTTCGCACCCGGGCTTctcttcctgctcctccagcGATTcggtctcctgggctgcatccccaagcTCTGCATCTGTGCCGTGCTCCAG GTGGTCCTGGGGCTGCCCTTCCTGCTGGTGAACCCCCTGGGGTACCTGACCCGCTCCTTCGATCTGGGCCGCCAGTTCCAGTTCAAATGGACGGTGAACTGGCGCTTCCTCCCAGAAGAGGTGTTCCAGAGTCGGGCTTTCCAtgcagggctgctcctggcccacCTGGCTGGCCTGGGGCTTTTTGCGCTGCACCGGTGGCACAG GTCCAAAGAGAGCATCCTGGCTCTGCTGAAGGATCCTGCCGAGAGGAAACACCCGTCCCCTCCCCTGACTGTCAACA AGatcatcttcatcctcttctCGTCCAACTTCCTGGGCGTCTGCTGCAGCCGTTCCCTGCACTACCAGTTCTACGTCTGGTACTTCCATACCCTGCCCTACTTGCTCTGGTGCACCCCCACCGCCAAGCTGGCCCATATGCCCAA ggtgctgctgctgggtgtgATCGAACTCTGCTGGAACACTTACCCCTCCACCGTCTGCAGCTCCCTTTCCCTGCACATCTGCCATGGACTTGTCCTGCTCCAGCTCTGGTACGGCACAGCCCCGCCGGCCCCACAAACCCCTCCACCCAGCAGGAAGCCCCCAACCCTCTCCAAGAAGGCACAGTGA
- the EEF1AKMT4 gene encoding EEF1A lysine methyltransferase 4 — MERRRAPAANGRYSASQNRRCRYRQRRFWEALYRQEGAEPREWLGGLSRYLPQLEPELRPGDRILVLGCGNSALSHDLHELGYPDVTSVDFSPACIAAMRARYARCPRLRWAVMDIRALTFPDAAFDVVLEKGTLDVLMVEETDPWHVSPRAAAEMHRALAEVSRVLRPGGCFISITFAQPHFRKPHLAQEAFGWSLRHVPCGDGDPGAFHYFLYVMRKGQPLDPSDLALGRRLHQPPAPPNPLPSPAPPDDDEDYLLAIQL; from the exons atgGAGCGGCGGCGCGCGCCCGCCGCCAACGGCCGGTACAGCGCCTCCCAGAACCGCCGCTGCCGGTACCGGCAGCGGCGGTTCTGGGAGGCGCTGTACCGGCAGGAGGGCGCCGAGCCCCGGGAGTGGCTGGGGGGGCTCTCCCGCTACCTCCCGCAGCTGGAGCCCGAGCTGCGTCCCGGAGACCGCATCCTCGTCCTCG GCTGCGGCAACAGCGCCCTGAGCCATGACCTGCACGAGCTGGGCTACCCCGATGTCACCAGCGTGGACTTCTCCCCCGCCTGCATCGCCGCCATGCGCGCCCGTTACGCCCGCTGCCCCCGCCTGCGCTGGGCCGTCATGGACATCCGCGCCCTCACCTTCCCTGACGCCGCCTTCGACGTGGTGCTGGAGAAGGGCACCCTCGACGTGCTCATGGTGGAGGAGACCGACCCCTGGCACGTCTCACCCCGAGCGGCCGCCGAGATGCACCGGGCGCTGGCGGAG GTCAGCCGGGTGCTGCGCCCGGGGGGCTGCTTCATCTCCATCACCTTCGCCCAGCCCCACTTCCGCAAGCCCCACCTCGCCCAGGAGGCCTTCGGCTGGTCCCTGCGCCATGTCCCCTGCGGGGACGGGGACCCTGGCGCCTTCCACTACTTCCTCTACGTCATGCGCAAGGGGCAGCCCCTGGACCCCTCCGACCTGGCCCTGGGGCGACGCCTGCaccagccccccgccccccccaacccGCTGCCGTCCCCTGCACCCCCGGACGATGACGAGGACTATCTTCTTGCCATCCAGCTGTGA
- the CAMK2N2 gene encoding calcium/calmodulin-dependent protein kinase II inhibitor 2 codes for MSQVLPYGEDKVGRYGAEPEAGELPFSCRLQDTNAFFGGNQGKRPPKLGQIGRAKRVVIEDDRIDEVLKGMTEKSPPGV; via the exons ATGTCGCAGGTGCTGCCCTACGGCGAGGACAAGGTGGGCCGCTACGGCGCCGAGCCCGAGGCGGGGGAGCTGCCCTTCAGCTGCCGCCTGCAGGACACCAACGCCTTCTTCGGGGGCAACCAGGGCAAGCGGCCCCCCAAGCTGGGACAGATCGGCCGCGCCAAGAGAG TGGTGATCGAGGATGACCGGATAGACGAGGTGCTCAAGGGCATGACGGAGAAGTCGCCGCCGGGGGTGTAA